CGGCCTGCCTATTTAGGAGTAGGAATTTTTATTGCTTTGCTTTCCTGGGCGCACCCCCTGTTACTTGTAGCGACTAGTAGGATACAATGGTAGTTTGAGATGATCCCCACTATCAAAAGAAAATACAAGTGATTGAAAATTTCTCCTGTTCAACTGCTACCAAATCAATGTAGGATAAATTCAAATAAGCTGTCAGTGGGGGTGCGCTCAGTCAGTTTGAGATTTTATAGTAGTGTGTTGCTAGTCAAATGCTTTTGCTAGAGAGCCGATGGCAAAGCAGTCTCATTTCCTTTGCAGCCGCAATCAGGAGTTGAAAAGCCGAAATAGCTACGGTACAGGTGGCGCTGGTTTTTGATCAGAGTGAAAATCAACACTGGAATAGTTGCATAATCATGGTTTAGCTAAAGCTGATCTGGGGAAATGGCTGGCTTGCCCATTCCTGCTACTGATAGCTAGTTTAATATCAAAACCTTATAAATCTAGAGGCGTCATGGTGTTGTCGGTTAGTGAGCGGACATTTACTCAAGAAGTTTTACAATCTCCAATTCCTGTTTTAGTTAATTTTGAAGCACCCTGGTGTGGCTTGTGTCGCATTATTCACCCTCTGTTGTTGCAATTTAATGCTCAATGTGGGGAGCAAATTAAGTTAGTAGGGGTTAACGCTGATGATAATTTTAAACTGGCTAACACTTACCGACTAAAGTCACTACCAACTTTAATATTGGTGGAGAATGGCATTATTCGGCATCGCCTAGAAGGTTTCCGTGGTAAAGAAGATTTACGTCTGGCTTTAGAAGAAATTAAACTTACTTACAACAACCGTTCTCAAACATACAACAATCTCACAACAGCAGACTTAGAATATCGTTCAGCTTAAGCAAAGTACTTCCTTCCTGCCTTAGTGAGTGCTGAGTAATAATTGGACTCAAAAATCAAGATTCAATCACTAGGTTATCGTCCACAAATATAAAACCATGCTTAATTACCCCACCCAATCAGCTTTGAGTGGGGTATTTTAACCTCAAGGGTGTGTGTCACAATTATTAACAGTTCAGCCTTAGTCAAGAATACTAAAAGTAAGCGTCAGTGATGGAAGTAATCTATGAATATGCCTGGCTAATTCCAGTATTTCCGCTTGTAGGGGCAATGCTGGTTGGTCTAGGGTTAATTTCTTTAAATCAGGTGACAAACCGCCTGCGACAACTTAACGCTGTATTGATCATCTCCCTGATGGGAGCAGCAATGGGTTTCTCGTTGGCCTTGCTGTGGAGTCAAATTCAAGGACACGCTCCTTACCTCTATACCCTCGAATGGGCAGCAGCAGGCAATTTTCACCTGAGTATGGGCTACACTATCGACCACTTAACAGCCGTGATGCTGGTGATTGTGACCACGGTAGCGTTATTAGTCATGGTCTACACCGATGGCTATATGGCTCATGATCCTGGATATGTCAGGTTTTACGCCTATCTCAGTTTATTTGGTTCCTCGATGTTGGGTCTAGTAATTAGCCCTAACTTGGTGCAGATTTACATATTCTGGGAACTAGTTGGGATGTGTTCTTACTTGCTGGTCGGCTTTTGGTACGATCGCAAAGCCGCAGCCGATGCTTGTCAAAAGGCATTTGTCACCAACCGGGTGGGTGACTTTGGTCTGCTCTTGGGCATCCTGGGACTGTTCTGGGCCACAGGAAGCTTTGATTTTGGGGTGATGGGCGATCGCCTAGCTCAACTCGTAGAAACAGGTTCTATCAGCAATTTCCTCGCCATCTTATTGGCGATTTTGGTGTTCTTAGGGCCAGTGGCGAAATCCGCCCAATTCCCTCTCCACGTCTGGCTACCAGATGCAATGGAAGGTCCCACACCCATTTCAGCCCTGATTCACGCCGCCACAATGGTAGCAGCCGGTGTCTTCCTGATTGCCCGGATGTACCCCGTATTTGAACACGTCCCAGTCGCCATGAACGTCATTGCCTTTACCGGGGCATTTACGGCGTTTTTGGGGGCTAGCATTGCCATCACCCAAAATGACATCAAAAAGGGTCTAGCTTATTCCACCATCTCCCAATTAGGCTACATGGTGATGGCGATGGGGTTAGGCTCATACAGTGCGGGATTGTTCCACCTGATGACTCACGCCTACTTTAAGGCCATGTTGTTCTTAGGTTCCGGTTCCGTGATTCACGGTATGGAAGGCGTTGTCGGTCATGATGCCGTTTTAGCGCAGGATATGCGCTTGATGGGAGGACTGCGAAAGTATATGCCCATCACCGGGATTACTTTCTTGATTGGTTGCTTGGCAATTTCTGGTGTGCCACCTTTTGCAGGTTTTTGGTCAAAAGATGAAATTCTCGGTAAGGCTTTTGAAGCCAGCCCCCTGCTGTGGTTGATTGGCTGGTTAACTGCCGGAATTACAGCTTTCTATATGTTTAGAATGTACTTCATGACATTTGAAGGCAAATTCCGGGGTACTGACGAGAAAATCAAGGCTAAACTCAAAAAAGCCGCCGCCCCAATCATTGTGGAATTAGATTCCGCCGCACTAGCACCTAATTTTGGTCCTGGGGCGATGAAAAAAGGAGAATTGGCAGCAAATGCTCATGACTCCCACGAACATCACAGCGATACTCCTCATGAATCGCCGTGGACGATGACTTTGCCTTTGGCGCTGTTGGCTATACCTTCAATGTTGATTGGTTTGGTGGGGACACCTTATGCCAATTACTTCGAGGAGTTTATTTTTCCCCCTAGCGAAACCCTCTCCGAAGTTTTGGAAAAAGCTGCTGAGTTTAACCCGACGGAATTTTACGTCATGGCGGGGGCTTCAGTGGGTATTTCCTTGATTGGCATTACCTTGGCTTCGCTGATGTACCTGCGGGGTAAAATTGACCCAGCTGCGATCGCATCTCAAATCAAACCACTTTACGATCTATCCCTCAACAAGTGGTATTTCGATGACATTTACCATCGTGTCTTTGTTTTAGGCTTACGTCGCCTAGCTAGACAAGTCATGGAAGTTGACTTCCGCGTTGTAGATGGTGCTGTTAACCTTACAGGCTTTTTCACCCTCGTTAGTGGTGAAGGTCTGAAGTACCTAGAAAACGGTCGCGCTCAATTCTATGCCTTGATTATCTTTGGGGCTGTTTTGGGCTTAGTGATTGTCTTCGGTGTAACCTAGTTTTCTCAGGGGTGGGCGGTTGTCCGCCCCGACATTATTTTTTATTTCACGCAGAGGCGCAGAGTCGCAGAGAGTTAAGTTTGCAAAAATGACAAGATTTTTTATTACAAGCCATATACGTTGATTTGCTCTAAAATTGCTATGTCAGGTGTGTTAGGTGTATCAGCTATTTGTGATGTTAAACAAAAGAGTTATTTGTGACAGAAGAAGATATCAGAATCAGGCGGCATTATATACCAGACGAAGTTTGGGAAAGAAGTCATAATACATG
This genomic interval from Nodularia sp. LEGE 06071 contains the following:
- a CDS encoding thioredoxin family protein — its product is MVLSVSERTFTQEVLQSPIPVLVNFEAPWCGLCRIIHPLLLQFNAQCGEQIKLVGVNADDNFKLANTYRLKSLPTLILVENGIIRHRLEGFRGKEDLRLALEEIKLTYNNRSQTYNNLTTADLEYRSA
- a CDS encoding NAD(P)H-quinone oxidoreductase subunit 5, whose translation is MEVIYEYAWLIPVFPLVGAMLVGLGLISLNQVTNRLRQLNAVLIISLMGAAMGFSLALLWSQIQGHAPYLYTLEWAAAGNFHLSMGYTIDHLTAVMLVIVTTVALLVMVYTDGYMAHDPGYVRFYAYLSLFGSSMLGLVISPNLVQIYIFWELVGMCSYLLVGFWYDRKAAADACQKAFVTNRVGDFGLLLGILGLFWATGSFDFGVMGDRLAQLVETGSISNFLAILLAILVFLGPVAKSAQFPLHVWLPDAMEGPTPISALIHAATMVAAGVFLIARMYPVFEHVPVAMNVIAFTGAFTAFLGASIAITQNDIKKGLAYSTISQLGYMVMAMGLGSYSAGLFHLMTHAYFKAMLFLGSGSVIHGMEGVVGHDAVLAQDMRLMGGLRKYMPITGITFLIGCLAISGVPPFAGFWSKDEILGKAFEASPLLWLIGWLTAGITAFYMFRMYFMTFEGKFRGTDEKIKAKLKKAAAPIIVELDSAALAPNFGPGAMKKGELAANAHDSHEHHSDTPHESPWTMTLPLALLAIPSMLIGLVGTPYANYFEEFIFPPSETLSEVLEKAAEFNPTEFYVMAGASVGISLIGITLASLMYLRGKIDPAAIASQIKPLYDLSLNKWYFDDIYHRVFVLGLRRLARQVMEVDFRVVDGAVNLTGFFTLVSGEGLKYLENGRAQFYALIIFGAVLGLVIVFGVT